Proteins from a single region of Ensifer adhaerens:
- a CDS encoding ABC transporter permease, which translates to MSAETVESGASAAPRKGVSILFGLTLLGLLLFLWLLLGLATNSFWTPNNISNLLRQGAMTAILAVGQTFVIITAGIDLSVGAVVGFTSVIVAWLLAAGVPLWAAILLTLAFGVLIGAFHAFGIVRMGLPPFIITLATLTSLRGIGLLITNGSTISITNEAFTNFSRSDFLGVPSLFWMVIVVAIPAYVFLHLSRFGRYLFAVGSNSEAARLSGVNVHRTIYLAYILSSTCAAFVGLLLASRIGIGNATQAEGWELQAIASSVIGGTSLFGAVGSVHGPLLGAFILATINNGANLLNVNSFWQRIITGVLIIVIVYFDQLRRRSAR; encoded by the coding sequence ATGAGTGCGGAAACGGTGGAGAGCGGCGCCAGTGCGGCGCCACGCAAGGGCGTGAGCATTCTGTTCGGCCTCACCCTGCTGGGGCTGCTTCTGTTCCTCTGGCTGCTGCTGGGCCTCGCCACCAACAGTTTCTGGACGCCCAACAACATCAGCAACCTGCTGCGCCAGGGCGCGATGACCGCGATCCTTGCGGTCGGCCAGACCTTCGTCATCATCACCGCCGGCATCGATCTGTCGGTCGGTGCCGTGGTCGGCTTCACCAGCGTCATCGTCGCCTGGCTGCTTGCCGCCGGCGTACCGCTCTGGGCCGCCATCCTCCTGACGCTTGCCTTCGGTGTGCTGATCGGTGCCTTCCACGCCTTCGGCATCGTGCGCATGGGGCTGCCACCCTTCATCATCACGCTTGCAACCCTCACTTCGTTGCGCGGCATCGGCCTGTTGATCACCAACGGTTCGACGATCTCGATCACCAACGAGGCCTTTACCAATTTCTCGCGCTCCGATTTCCTCGGCGTGCCGAGCCTGTTCTGGATGGTGATCGTGGTGGCGATCCCCGCCTATGTCTTTCTGCACTTGAGCCGCTTCGGTCGTTACCTCTTCGCCGTCGGCTCCAACAGCGAAGCGGCGCGCCTCTCCGGCGTCAACGTTCACCGCACCATCTATCTTGCCTATATCCTCTCCTCGACCTGCGCCGCCTTCGTCGGCCTCTTGCTCGCCTCGCGCATCGGTATCGGCAACGCCACGCAAGCCGAGGGCTGGGAGTTGCAGGCGATCGCTTCGTCGGTCATCGGCGGCACCAGCCTGTTCGGTGCCGTTGGCTCAGTGCACGGGCCTTTGCTCGGCGCGTTCATCCTCGCGACGATCAACAACGGCGCCAATCTCCTCAACGTCAACTCGTTCTGGCAGCGCATCATCACCGGCGTGCTGATCATCGTCATCGTCTATTTCGATCAACTCCGGCGCCGCAGCGCCCGCTAG
- a CDS encoding YqaE/Pmp3 family membrane protein has protein sequence MRLLLALILPWLQFFTIGRPFAGLMCLILQLTLIGWVPAAIWSVYALSQYKTDEKIREAMRAR, from the coding sequence ATGCGCCTTTTGCTCGCGCTTATCCTGCCCTGGCTGCAGTTTTTCACGATCGGACGCCCCTTTGCAGGCCTCATGTGTCTGATCCTGCAGTTGACCCTGATCGGCTGGGTGCCGGCCGCGATCTGGTCAGTCTATGCGCTCAGCCAATACAAGACCGACGAGAAGATCCGCGAGGCGATGCGCGCTCGCTGA
- the trpA gene encoding tryptophan synthase subunit alpha: MTARMDKRFADVAAEGRPVLVTYFMAGDPDFETSLSIMKALPKAGADVIELGMPFSDPMADGPAIQLAGQRSLKGGQTLAKTLEIARRFREDDQRTPIVLMGYYNPIYIYGVDRFLTDALAAGIDGLIVVDLPPEMDDELCIPALEKGINFIRLATPTTDERRLPKVLENTSGFVYYVSMNGITGSALPDPSLIGGAVARIKAHTNLPVCVGFGVKTAEHARAIGASADGVVVGTAIVNQIASSLTEEGKATDATVPGVEALVRGLSAGVRSARLAAAE; encoded by the coding sequence ATGACCGCACGCATGGACAAGAGATTTGCCGATGTGGCGGCCGAAGGACGTCCGGTCCTCGTCACCTATTTCATGGCCGGTGATCCGGATTTCGAGACGTCGCTGTCGATCATGAAGGCGCTGCCGAAGGCGGGAGCCGACGTCATCGAGCTGGGTATGCCCTTCTCTGACCCGATGGCCGATGGTCCGGCGATCCAGCTTGCAGGTCAGCGGTCGCTGAAGGGCGGCCAGACGCTCGCCAAGACGCTGGAAATTGCCCGTCGCTTCCGCGAGGACGACCAGCGCACGCCGATCGTGCTGATGGGCTATTACAATCCGATCTACATCTATGGCGTCGACCGTTTCCTGACGGATGCGCTCGCTGCCGGTATCGACGGCCTCATCGTCGTCGACCTGCCGCCGGAGATGGACGACGAGCTTTGCATCCCGGCGCTCGAAAAGGGCATCAACTTCATCCGCCTGGCGACCCCGACGACGGACGAGCGTCGCTTGCCGAAGGTGCTCGAAAACACCTCCGGTTTCGTCTACTACGTGTCGATGAACGGCATCACCGGCTCGGCTCTGCCCGACCCGTCGTTGATTGGCGGCGCCGTCGCGCGTATCAAGGCGCACACCAACCTGCCGGTTTGCGTCGGTTTCGGCGTCAAGACGGCGGAACATGCAAGGGCCATCGGAGCATCCGCCGATGGCGTGGTCGTCGGTACGGCGATCGTCAACCAGATCGCGTCAAGCCTGACCGAAGAGGGCAAGGCGACGGACGCGACGGTTCCGGGTGTTGAAGCGCTGGTCAGAGGGCTCTCGGCAGGCGTGCGGTCCGCACGCCTCGCAGCAGCCGAATAA
- a CDS encoding ABC transporter substrate-binding protein — MSILKSSLTRRAFTALAGAAMIAGMSPVASFAQDVTIPIIVKDTTSFYWQIVLAGARAAGKDLGVNVPELGAQSESDINGQISILENAVAGAPAAVVISPTEFKALGKPIDEAAKAVPIIGIDSGADSKAFSSFLTTDNVQGGRIAADGLAAAVKEMSGKEEGEIAIITSLPGVGSLDQRREGFLDQVKTKYPGFKVVVDKYADGQATTGLNIMTDLITANPNLVGVFASNLIMAQGVGQAIAENKLGDKIKVIGFDSDDKTVGFLKEGVLAGLVVQDPYRMGYDGVKTALAVSKGDKVEANVDTGANLVTKANMAEPKIDALLNPKVK; from the coding sequence ATGAGCATTCTGAAAAGCAGCCTTACCCGTCGTGCCTTCACCGCCCTGGCCGGTGCCGCGATGATCGCCGGCATGTCGCCGGTCGCATCCTTCGCGCAGGACGTGACGATCCCGATCATCGTCAAGGACACCACGTCCTTCTACTGGCAGATCGTGCTGGCCGGCGCGCGCGCCGCCGGCAAGGACCTCGGGGTCAATGTACCCGAACTCGGCGCCCAGTCCGAGTCCGATATCAACGGCCAGATCAGCATTCTCGAAAACGCGGTCGCCGGCGCTCCAGCTGCTGTCGTCATCTCGCCGACGGAATTCAAGGCGCTCGGCAAGCCGATCGATGAAGCGGCCAAGGCCGTCCCGATCATCGGCATCGACTCTGGCGCCGACTCAAAGGCCTTCTCCTCGTTCCTGACCACCGACAACGTCCAGGGCGGCCGCATCGCTGCCGACGGACTTGCTGCAGCGGTCAAGGAAATGAGCGGCAAGGAAGAGGGTGAGATTGCGATCATCACCAGCCTTCCGGGTGTCGGCTCGCTCGACCAGCGCCGCGAAGGCTTCCTCGATCAGGTCAAGACCAAGTACCCGGGCTTCAAGGTTGTCGTCGACAAATATGCCGACGGTCAGGCGACCACCGGCCTTAACATCATGACCGACCTGATCACCGCCAATCCCAATCTTGTCGGTGTGTTTGCGTCCAACCTGATCATGGCGCAGGGTGTGGGCCAGGCGATTGCCGAAAACAAGCTCGGCGACAAGATCAAGGTGATCGGCTTCGACAGCGACGACAAGACCGTCGGCTTCCTCAAGGAAGGCGTTCTCGCGGGGCTCGTCGTTCAGGATCCCTATCGCATGGGCTATGATGGCGTGAAGACGGCGCTGGCCGTCTCCAAGGGTGATAAGGTTGAGGCGAATGTCGATACCGGTGCCAATCTGGTGACCAAGGCCAACATGGCCGAACCGAAGATCGACGCTCTCTTGAACCCGAAGGTCAAGTAA
- a CDS encoding zinc-binding alcohol dehydrogenase family protein: MKAVLCLEPGRLEVVDRSPAKDVPDGWVHLSVSHVGICGTDYHILAGKHPFLEYPRVMGHEISATVISGGRGTEIAPGTPVVVNPYLSCGTCVACRKGKPNCCTAIKVLGVHTDGAFCEEIVVPEGNLYPAHGLSAEAAATVEFLAIGAHAVRRACTDAGARALVIGAGPIGLGTAIFSRIAGHQVTLVDTSDERLNFAAEKLGFANGIVAGADLASRVAEATGGDGFDVVFDATGYSGSMQSAFAYVAHGGTLVFVSVVKDEIRFSDPEFHKREMTLIGSRNATRGDFDHVVASIASGLVPVEALITHRTTLEGAVADLPRWAEEKSGLVKAIIKVAAI, encoded by the coding sequence ATGAAAGCCGTGCTCTGCCTCGAACCCGGCCGCCTGGAGGTCGTTGACCGTTCACCGGCTAAGGACGTGCCTGACGGTTGGGTGCATCTATCCGTCAGCCATGTCGGCATTTGCGGCACCGACTATCATATCTTGGCCGGCAAACATCCGTTCCTCGAATATCCCCGCGTCATGGGCCACGAGATCTCCGCAACGGTCATTTCCGGTGGCCGCGGCACGGAGATCGCGCCCGGTACTCCCGTCGTGGTCAACCCCTATCTCTCCTGCGGTACCTGCGTTGCCTGCCGAAAGGGCAAGCCGAACTGCTGCACCGCCATCAAGGTTCTCGGCGTGCACACCGACGGTGCCTTTTGCGAAGAGATCGTCGTGCCCGAGGGTAATCTTTATCCGGCGCACGGTCTGTCTGCCGAAGCTGCGGCGACGGTCGAATTCCTGGCGATCGGTGCCCATGCGGTGCGCCGAGCATGTACGGATGCGGGGGCACGAGCGCTGGTCATCGGTGCAGGGCCGATTGGCCTCGGCACCGCGATCTTCTCGCGCATAGCCGGCCATCAGGTGACGCTCGTTGACACCAGCGACGAACGGCTGAACTTTGCCGCCGAGAAGCTCGGTTTCGCCAATGGCATCGTCGCGGGCGCCGATTTGGCCTCACGCGTAGCCGAAGCGACGGGGGGCGACGGCTTCGACGTCGTCTTCGATGCCACCGGGTATAGTGGCTCGATGCAGTCCGCCTTCGCCTATGTCGCCCATGGTGGCACGCTGGTCTTCGTCAGCGTCGTCAAGGACGAGATACGCTTCTCCGATCCGGAGTTCCATAAACGCGAGATGACCTTGATCGGCAGCCGCAATGCGACCCGCGGGGACTTTGATCATGTCGTTGCATCGATTGCTTCCGGTCTCGTGCCGGTCGAGGCGCTGATCACCCACCGCACGACGCTGGAAGGCGCGGTCGCCGATCTTCCGCGATGGGCGGAGGAAAAGTCGGGCCTGGTCAAGGCAATCATCAAGGTCGCGGCGATATGA
- the phaZ gene encoding polyhydroxyalkanoate depolymerase, with the protein MFYQLYELNHAMMAPWRTAADAMRLAFSNPMNPVSHTYFGRAAAAGLEVFERSTRRYGKPEFGLPATEVDGTSVSVYERIVWRAPFCNLIHFERALPKGRAADPKVLIVAPMSGHYATLLRGTVEALLPHSDIYITDWIDARMVPLSEGTFDLDDYIDYVIQMLHFLGPNTHVIGVCQPAVPVLAAVALMEATDDPLSPATMTLMGGPIDTRINPTGVNQLAEQRPIEWFRDNVIMPVPWPQPGFMRMVYPGFLQLSGFMSMNLDRHLIAHKEFFAHLVKNDGDAAEKHRDFYDEYLAVMDLTAEFYLQTVQVVFMQHALPKGEMMHRGKRVDTTAIKKVALLTVEGENDDISGVGQTKAAQTICTNIPDHMRMHYMQPDVGHYGVFNGSRFRREIAPRIVAFHREHSRHVKPVKQLIKGGKSA; encoded by the coding sequence ATGTTCTACCAGCTCTATGAATTGAACCATGCAATGATGGCGCCGTGGCGTACGGCCGCCGATGCCATGCGGCTTGCCTTCAGCAATCCGATGAATCCGGTCTCGCACACCTATTTCGGTCGTGCGGCCGCCGCCGGGCTCGAGGTGTTCGAGCGCTCCACCCGCCGCTATGGCAAACCGGAGTTCGGGCTTCCCGCGACCGAGGTCGACGGCACGTCCGTCTCCGTCTACGAACGCATCGTCTGGCGCGCACCCTTCTGCAATCTCATCCATTTCGAGCGCGCCTTGCCCAAGGGACGTGCCGCCGATCCGAAGGTTCTGATCGTCGCGCCGATGTCCGGCCACTACGCGACGCTGCTGCGCGGCACGGTGGAAGCGCTGCTGCCGCATTCCGACATCTACATCACCGACTGGATCGACGCGCGCATGGTGCCGCTCAGCGAGGGCACTTTCGATCTCGATGATTACATCGACTACGTCATCCAGATGCTGCACTTCCTGGGCCCGAACACGCATGTGATCGGCGTCTGTCAGCCGGCGGTGCCGGTGCTCGCCGCCGTCGCCCTGATGGAGGCGACTGATGACCCGCTGTCGCCGGCGACGATGACGCTGATGGGCGGGCCGATCGACACGCGCATCAATCCGACCGGCGTCAATCAGCTCGCCGAGCAGCGCCCGATCGAATGGTTCCGCGATAATGTCATCATGCCGGTGCCGTGGCCGCAGCCGGGCTTCATGCGCATGGTCTATCCGGGCTTCCTTCAGCTCTCGGGTTTCATGTCGATGAACCTCGATCGGCACCTGATCGCCCACAAGGAGTTCTTCGCCCATCTGGTGAAGAACGACGGTGACGCTGCCGAAAAGCATCGCGACTTCTACGACGAATATCTCGCAGTCATGGACCTGACCGCCGAATTCTATCTGCAGACCGTGCAGGTGGTCTTCATGCAGCACGCTCTGCCGAAGGGCGAGATGATGCACCGCGGCAAGCGCGTCGATACGACGGCAATCAAGAAGGTCGCGCTGCTGACAGTCGAAGGCGAGAACGACGACATCTCCGGCGTTGGTCAGACCAAGGCGGCGCAGACGATCTGCACCAACATCCCCGACCATATGCGCATGCATTACATGCAGCCGGATGTCGGCCACTACGGTGTCTTCAACGGATCGCGCTTCCGCCGCGAAATCGCGCCGCGCATCGTCGCTTTCCACCGCGAGCACTCGCGGCACGTAAAACCGGTGAAGCAACTCATCAAGGGCGGCAAGTCCGCCTGA
- the trpB gene encoding tryptophan synthase subunit beta — protein MNQAPKLNSFRGGPDEDGRFGIFGGRFVAETLMPLILDLQNEWDKAKDDPTFKAELEHLGAHYIGRPSPLYFAERLTAELGGAKIYFKREELNHTGSHKINNCIGQILLAKRMGKTRIIAETGAGQHGVASATVAARFGLPCVVYMGATDVERQAPNVFRMKLLGAEVKPVTAGSGTLKDAMNEALRDWVTNVDNTYYLIGTAAGPHPYPEMVRDFQAIIGQEAKEQMLAAEGRLPDLVVAAVGGGSNAIGIFHPFLDDESVKIVGVEAGGKGIEGDEHCASITAGSPGVLHGNRTYLLQDGDGQIKEGHSISAGLDYPGIGPEHAWLNDVGRVEYVPIMDHEALEAFQTLTRLEGIIPALEPSHALAEVIKRAPKMGKDEIILMNLSGRGDKDIFTVGKILGMGQ, from the coding sequence GTGAACCAGGCGCCAAAGTTGAATTCCTTCCGGGGCGGCCCGGATGAAGACGGTCGTTTCGGCATCTTTGGTGGCCGTTTCGTCGCCGAGACATTGATGCCTCTGATCCTCGACCTGCAGAACGAGTGGGACAAGGCGAAGGACGATCCGACCTTCAAGGCGGAACTGGAACACCTCGGCGCCCACTATATCGGCCGGCCGAGCCCGCTCTACTTCGCCGAACGGCTGACCGCCGAACTCGGCGGCGCCAAGATCTATTTCAAGCGCGAAGAGCTGAACCACACCGGTTCGCACAAGATCAACAACTGCATCGGCCAGATCCTGCTCGCCAAGCGCATGGGCAAGACGCGCATCATCGCCGAAACCGGTGCCGGCCAGCATGGCGTGGCTTCGGCTACCGTCGCCGCCCGCTTCGGCCTGCCCTGTGTCGTCTACATGGGCGCGACCGATGTCGAGCGTCAGGCGCCGAACGTCTTTCGCATGAAGCTGCTCGGTGCCGAGGTGAAGCCGGTCACCGCCGGCAGCGGCACGCTCAAGGACGCCATGAACGAGGCGCTGCGCGACTGGGTCACCAATGTCGACAACACCTATTACCTGATCGGCACGGCTGCCGGCCCGCATCCCTATCCGGAAATGGTCCGCGATTTCCAGGCGATCATCGGCCAGGAAGCCAAGGAGCAGATGCTTGCCGCCGAAGGCCGGCTGCCGGATCTCGTCGTTGCCGCCGTCGGCGGTGGCTCGAACGCCATCGGCATCTTCCATCCGTTCCTCGACGATGAAAGCGTCAAGATCGTCGGCGTCGAAGCTGGCGGCAAGGGCATCGAGGGCGACGAGCATTGCGCCTCGATCACCGCCGGTTCGCCCGGCGTGCTGCACGGCAACCGCACCTACCTGCTGCAGGATGGTGACGGCCAGATCAAGGAAGGCCATTCGATTTCGGCCGGCCTCGACTACCCCGGCATCGGCCCGGAACATGCCTGGCTGAACGATGTCGGCCGCGTCGAATATGTGCCGATCATGGATCACGAGGCACTCGAGGCCTTCCAGACGCTGACGCGCCTCGAAGGCATCATTCCGGCGCTCGAGCCGTCACACGCGCTTGCCGAAGTCATCAAGCGTGCGCCGAAGATGGGCAAGGACGAGATCATCCTGATGAACCTCTCCGGTCGCGGCGACAAGGACATCTTCACCGTCGGCAAGATTCTGGGAATGGGGCAGTAA
- a CDS encoding M48 family metallopeptidase has product MFPSFKRRIQPAPPATTRQIEVAGKSLPLTIKQNARATRMTLRIEPGGRALKMTVPQGLPEREVNAFLTRHQGWLMTKLARFSGESQIEEGGSILIRGISHRIERTGKIRGLTEALMVDDEPVLRVSGDEEHLNRRIVDFLKKEARQDLDRLVAIYTGRIGRRAKSVSLKDTRSRWGSCSADGALSFSWRIVMAPPKVIAYLAAHEVAHLQEMNHGPDFWALCGKLCPDTEDAKRWLRRNGTMLHAIDFD; this is encoded by the coding sequence ATGTTCCCTTCCTTCAAGCGGCGCATCCAACCTGCTCCACCCGCCACGACGCGGCAGATTGAGGTCGCCGGCAAGTCTCTGCCGCTGACGATCAAGCAGAACGCGCGTGCGACCCGCATGACATTGCGCATCGAACCCGGTGGCCGGGCCTTGAAGATGACGGTGCCGCAGGGTCTGCCCGAGCGTGAGGTGAATGCCTTCCTGACGCGGCATCAGGGTTGGCTGATGACCAAGCTCGCCCGCTTTTCCGGCGAAAGCCAGATCGAGGAAGGTGGCTCCATCCTGATCCGCGGCATTTCCCATCGCATCGAGCGCACCGGCAAGATCCGCGGGCTGACAGAAGCGCTGATGGTTGATGACGAGCCTGTGCTGCGCGTCAGTGGCGACGAGGAGCATCTCAACCGCCGCATCGTCGATTTCTTGAAGAAGGAAGCACGCCAGGATCTCGATCGACTGGTTGCGATCTACACCGGTCGCATTGGCCGGCGGGCGAAGTCCGTGTCGCTGAAAGATACGCGCAGCCGCTGGGGATCATGCTCGGCCGATGGCGCGCTGAGCTTTTCCTGGCGCATCGTGATGGCGCCTCCGAAAGTCATCGCCTATCTCGCAGCGCACGAGGTCGCGCATTTGCAGGAGATGAACCACGGCCCCGATTTTTGGGCGCTGTGTGGCAAGCTGTGCCCGGATACGGAGGATGCCAAGCGGTGGCTCCGCCGCAACGGCACGATGCTGCACGCGATCGATTTCGACTGA
- a CDS encoding sugar ABC transporter ATP-binding protein, which translates to MTELQEARDIRTEGLQVATRHPVPKGEPILELRALQKKYGAVEALKPASLTFLSGEIHAIVGENGAGKSTLIKLLTGVIKRTSGEIFWCGKPVQLGTPQEAIERGINAVHQEVVLCAHLTVAANMFLGDEINRNGLMRKRAMTDAAQRVLDDLGFNLPAGAVLGSLTIGQQQLVATARAAMRGTQFLIFDEPTAYLTRQESAQLFRLIRRLQAEGVTIVYISHRMEEVFELADRVSVLRDGTHVGTRKIGETNEAELIALMINRTIEQIYHKEHFPPGEVIVETRGLSGPGFQDVSLTVRAGEIVGLYGLIGAGRSEFALGLYGRHRPSAGEVYWQGRKVDIASERVAMDLGIALAPESRRDQGLCLNLPIGLNINLPVFNRLTRGMTINGQQERENADRQIRDLKIKTPSRRVLASAMSGGNQQKIVIGKWLSHGAKLFIFDEPTVGVDVGTKAEIYRLFARLLEKGAGIILISSYLPEVYELADRLHVFRRGRLVASHDYRAASHEEVLTQAIGV; encoded by the coding sequence ATGACCGAGTTGCAAGAGGCGCGCGACATCAGGACCGAGGGCCTGCAGGTGGCGACGCGTCATCCGGTGCCCAAAGGCGAGCCGATCCTGGAACTGCGCGCCCTGCAAAAGAAGTACGGCGCCGTGGAGGCCCTGAAGCCGGCGTCGTTAACCTTTCTCTCTGGCGAAATTCACGCGATCGTCGGCGAGAACGGTGCCGGCAAGTCGACGCTGATCAAGCTTCTGACCGGCGTCATCAAGCGCACATCCGGTGAAATCTTCTGGTGTGGTAAACCCGTTCAGCTCGGCACGCCCCAGGAGGCGATCGAACGCGGCATCAACGCCGTGCACCAGGAGGTCGTGCTCTGCGCCCACCTGACTGTGGCGGCCAACATGTTTCTCGGCGACGAGATCAATCGCAACGGCCTGATGCGCAAGCGCGCCATGACCGATGCGGCGCAACGTGTCCTCGATGACCTTGGCTTCAATCTGCCCGCCGGTGCCGTTCTCGGCAGTCTCACCATCGGCCAGCAACAATTGGTCGCCACGGCACGCGCCGCGATGCGGGGCACGCAGTTCCTGATCTTCGACGAGCCTACGGCCTACCTTACCCGACAGGAGTCGGCCCAGCTCTTCCGGCTGATCCGCAGGCTCCAGGCTGAAGGTGTGACCATCGTCTATATTAGCCACCGCATGGAGGAAGTCTTCGAGCTTGCCGACCGCGTTTCTGTTCTGCGCGACGGCACCCATGTCGGCACCCGCAAGATCGGCGAAACGAACGAGGCGGAATTGATCGCGTTGATGATCAACCGCACGATCGAGCAGATCTACCACAAGGAGCATTTTCCGCCCGGCGAGGTGATCGTCGAAACGCGCGGTCTCAGTGGCCCCGGTTTCCAGGATGTGTCGCTGACCGTTCGGGCCGGCGAGATCGTCGGCCTCTACGGGCTGATCGGCGCAGGGCGCAGCGAGTTTGCGCTCGGTCTCTACGGCCGCCACCGTCCGAGTGCAGGCGAGGTCTACTGGCAGGGGCGCAAGGTGGATATCGCCAGCGAACGTGTCGCCATGGATCTCGGCATCGCGCTCGCGCCGGAAAGCCGTCGCGACCAGGGCCTGTGCCTCAATCTGCCGATCGGGCTCAACATCAACCTGCCGGTCTTCAATCGACTGACGCGTGGCATGACGATCAACGGCCAGCAGGAGCGGGAGAATGCCGACCGGCAGATCCGCGATCTGAAGATCAAGACGCCGTCGCGACGGGTGCTGGCGTCGGCCATGTCCGGAGGCAACCAGCAGAAGATCGTTATCGGCAAGTGGCTGAGTCACGGTGCCAAGTTGTTCATCTTCGACGAGCCGACCGTTGGCGTCGATGTGGGTACCAAGGCGGAAATCTACAGGCTGTTTGCGCGGCTTCTGGAGAAGGGGGCGGGCATCATCCTGATCTCGTCCTATCTGCCTGAAGTCTACGAGCTTGCGGACAGATTGCACGTGTTCCGGCGCGGCCGGCTGGTTGCCAGCCACGACTATCGCGCCGCAAGCCACGAGGAAGTGCTGACGCAGGCGATCGGCGTTTGA
- a CDS encoding DUF2852 domain-containing protein produces the protein MNQSAMIRPDWTPATIALMVLGFVVFWPLGLAMLAYILFGEKLKTFKKDANDTVDGMCSAFKRGGRRSNWTHRTGNVAFDDWREAELARLDEERRKLDEMREEFDTYVRELRRAKDQEEFDRFMRDRKNGGSGPIVEAH, from the coding sequence ATGAACCAATCTGCAATGATCCGTCCGGATTGGACGCCCGCGACCATCGCCCTGATGGTGCTCGGCTTCGTGGTCTTTTGGCCACTGGGCCTGGCCATGCTCGCCTACATCCTGTTCGGCGAAAAGCTCAAGACGTTCAAGAAAGACGCCAACGATACGGTGGATGGCATGTGCTCGGCATTCAAGCGCGGCGGTCGCCGTTCCAATTGGACGCATCGCACCGGCAACGTCGCCTTCGACGACTGGCGCGAAGCAGAACTTGCGCGCCTCGATGAGGAACGCCGCAAGCTCGACGAAATGCGCGAAGAATTCGACACCTATGTGCGCGAGCTTCGCCGCGCCAAGGACCAGGAAGAGTTTGACCGCTTCATGCGCGACCGCAAGAATGGCGGTTCTGGCCCGATCGTCGAAGCCCATTAA
- a CDS encoding phosphoribosylanthranilate isomerase: MKTEVKICGLKTAEAVERAVALGASHTGFIFFPKSPRNIEPDDAGRLADRIRGRAKIVAVTVNADNDELDEIVSALNPDILQLHGGESPERLLTVKAMYGLPVMKVFSVRDAADFEKIDAYIGIADRFLFDAKAPAGSDLPGGNGVSFDWKLLDALDASVDYMLSGGLNASNIGEAMAQTRARAIDISSGVESAPGVKDLKLMESFFNAVRQAEAGMPRSGSRT; this comes from the coding sequence ATGAAAACCGAAGTGAAGATATGCGGGCTGAAGACCGCGGAAGCGGTTGAGCGTGCGGTCGCGCTCGGAGCGTCCCATACCGGCTTCATCTTTTTCCCGAAGAGCCCGAGGAACATCGAGCCCGATGATGCCGGCCGGCTGGCGGACCGGATTCGCGGCCGGGCGAAGATCGTTGCCGTCACGGTCAATGCCGACAACGACGAACTCGATGAAATCGTCTCGGCGCTGAACCCGGATATCCTGCAACTGCATGGCGGCGAAAGCCCGGAGCGACTGCTGACGGTCAAGGCGATGTACGGCCTACCTGTCATGAAGGTTTTTTCGGTCCGCGACGCTGCCGATTTCGAAAAGATCGACGCCTATATCGGTATCGCCGATCGCTTCCTTTTCGACGCCAAGGCCCCGGCGGGTTCCGATTTGCCCGGTGGCAACGGCGTTTCCTTTGACTGGAAGCTGCTTGATGCGCTTGACGCAAGCGTCGATTACATGCTTTCCGGTGGTCTTAACGCCAGTAACATTGGCGAGGCCATGGCGCAGACCCGCGCCCGCGCTATCGATATCTCCTCCGGCGTCGAGAGCGCGCCGGGCGTCAAGGATCTGAAGCTCATGGAATCGTTTTTCAATGCCGTTCGCCAGGCGGAGGCGGGCATGCCACGGTCAGGGAGCAGGACGTGA